The Pantoea vagans genome includes a window with the following:
- a CDS encoding type II toxin-antitoxin system RelE/ParE family toxin, which translates to MTGAIKHFRDDWLQQFFIYATPHRHLPKSIESALARKLDIINAAKTYHDLRSPPGNRLETLKPPLQGYYAIRVNEQYRLIFRWINGEASDLYLDPHSYRHYQ; encoded by the coding sequence ATGACGGGTGCAATTAAACATTTTAGAGATGATTGGCTTCAGCAATTTTTTATCTATGCCACACCGCACAGACATCTCCCCAAGTCGATTGAATCCGCACTGGCGCGCAAACTCGACATTATCAATGCCGCCAAAACGTATCATGATCTGCGATCGCCACCCGGGAACCGTCTGGAAACTCTAAAACCCCCCTTGCAGGGTTATTACGCTATCCGCGTAAATGAGCAATATCGGCTTATTTTTCGTTGGATAAATGGAGAAGCCAGCGATCTTTATCTCGATCCGCATAGTTACAGACACTACCAATAA
- a CDS encoding HigA family addiction module antitoxin — protein sequence MNQAKRKPTSVGDVLQYEFLEPLHLKVNDLAEMLNVHRNTASALVNNNRKMTTEMAYRLAAVFATSVDFWLNLQRYQDQWEVENDARTQEELSRVTPLNTFLAQRGIQVA from the coding sequence ATGAATCAGGCAAAGCGTAAGCCCACCAGTGTAGGTGATGTGCTGCAATATGAGTTCCTCGAACCCCTCCATCTTAAAGTCAATGACTTGGCTGAGATGCTGAATGTACACAGAAATACGGCCAGCGCATTGGTCAATAACAACCGCAAAATGACCACTGAGATGGCGTACCGTTTAGCGGCGGTTTTTGCGACCTCTGTCGATTTTTGGCTTAACCTGCAACGCTATCAGGACCAGTGGGAAGTGGAAAATGATGCCCGCACCCAAGAAGAGTTAAGTCGTGTCACGCCGTTAAATACCTTTTTAGCGCAGCGTGGGATTCAGGTTGCCTGA
- a CDS encoding HD-GYP domain-containing protein, producing the protein MIKLITVDELRQGMFIHKLEVWWLKDKRIRNQMLITDKRQIAMIRNEGIQQLWIDLDKSVQAPAKPEPKKEIPQTPFFKELDQAQTLFKQGKPQVLAMFNEARMGQGLDLDYMLDLVDDIAGSITREPTALLSVARLKNHDDYTYLHSMAVCGLMISLGKKIGLDEHQQRRVGMGGLLHDVGKAAVPLEILNKPGKLTEEEFTIMRQHPITGAQLLMEADAGEDLLDIALHHHEKVDGSGYPHGLKGEEISLFSRMAAVCDVYDAVTSNRPYRKGWTPAEAMHNMLSWRGHFDNTLLHAFVRTIGIYPVGSLVRLASGRVALVVKAGEKSLLKPKVHVFWSLHAQREVKPEELDLGDSFCTDSITGAEDSGLWQNVDLNRIWALETA; encoded by the coding sequence GTGATAAAGCTGATTACCGTTGACGAACTGCGGCAAGGAATGTTCATCCACAAACTGGAGGTTTGGTGGCTCAAGGACAAACGCATTCGTAACCAAATGCTGATCACTGATAAGCGCCAGATCGCGATGATCCGCAATGAGGGGATCCAGCAGTTATGGATCGATCTCGACAAATCGGTACAGGCACCCGCGAAGCCTGAACCGAAAAAAGAGATTCCTCAAACTCCATTTTTCAAAGAGCTGGATCAGGCGCAGACCCTCTTCAAGCAAGGTAAACCGCAAGTGCTGGCGATGTTCAACGAAGCGCGTATGGGGCAGGGGCTGGATCTCGACTACATGCTGGACCTGGTTGATGACATCGCCGGTTCCATCACGCGTGAACCCACGGCACTGCTCAGCGTGGCGCGCCTGAAGAATCATGATGATTACACCTATCTGCACTCGATGGCGGTGTGCGGACTGATGATCTCGCTGGGCAAGAAAATCGGTCTGGATGAGCACCAACAGCGCCGTGTAGGCATGGGCGGATTGTTGCACGATGTCGGCAAAGCCGCCGTGCCGCTGGAAATCCTCAACAAGCCGGGCAAACTCACCGAAGAAGAGTTCACCATCATGCGCCAGCACCCGATTACCGGGGCGCAATTGTTGATGGAGGCCGATGCCGGTGAAGACCTGTTAGATATCGCGCTGCACCATCATGAAAAAGTCGATGGCAGTGGCTATCCGCATGGCCTCAAAGGCGAGGAAATTTCGCTGTTCTCGCGGATGGCCGCAGTGTGTGATGTTTACGATGCGGTGACCTCCAATCGCCCTTACCGTAAGGGATGGACGCCCGCAGAGGCGATGCACAACATGCTGAGCTGGCGTGGTCACTTCGACAACACGCTGCTGCATGCCTTTGTGCGTACCATCGGTATCTATCCGGTAGGGTCGCTGGTGCGGCTGGCTTCTGGGCGCGTGGCGCTGGTGGTCAAGGCCGGGGAAAAATCTCTGCTGAAACCGAAAGTCCATGTGTTCTGGTCGCTGCATGCGCAGCGCGAAGTCAAACCGGAAGAGTTGGATCTCGGTGACTCATTCTGTACCGACAGCATCACCGGTGCAGAGGACAGCGGCCTGTGGCAAAACGTCGATCTTAATCGCATCTGGGCGCTGGAAACCGCTTAA
- the kdpF gene encoding K(+)-transporting ATPase subunit F — MSVGVIAGIVLVFILLGYLIYALLNAEAF, encoded by the coding sequence GTGAGCGTGGGCGTGATTGCCGGCATCGTGCTGGTGTTTATTCTACTGGGCTACCTGATTTATGCCCTGCTTAATGCGGAGGCATTCTGA
- the kdpA gene encoding potassium-transporting ATPase subunit KdpA — MAANAFLLIAVFLLVLMVLAQPLGRFLVLLVADKPLLPRTERALWRLAGVERGAMRWPHYLLAILLFNALGFGVLLAILMLQGTLPLNPQHLPNLSWDLALNTAISFVTNTNWQAYAGESTVSYFSQMAGLTVQNFLSAATGIAVAFALIRGFANRSLDTLGNAWRDLTRIILYVLLPISLVMALFFVSQGSIQTFEPYHALTTLEGAQQTLPLGPVASQEAIKMLGTNGGGFFNVNSAHPFENPTALTNFVQMLSIFLIPAALCFTFGQHLSDRRQGHMLLWAMTIMFVLAVITVMWAEVRGNPHFLTLGADSAINMEGKETRFGILNSSLFAVITTAASCGAVNAMHDSFTALGGMVPMWLMQLGEVVFGGVGAGLYGMLLFVLLGVFIAGLMIGRTPEYMGKKIDVWEMKMTALAILVTPTLVLLGTALAMMTDAGRAGMANPGIHGFSEVLYAVSSAANNNGSAFAGLSANTPFWNLLLAFCMLVGRFGIIIPVMAIAGSLAAKKIQPVGNGTLPTHGPLFIALLIGTVLLVGALTFIPALALGPVAEHLQLIQG; from the coding sequence ATGGCTGCGAATGCATTTTTACTGATTGCGGTATTCCTGCTGGTGCTGATGGTGCTGGCGCAACCGCTCGGGCGTTTTCTGGTGCTGCTGGTGGCCGACAAGCCGTTGCTGCCGCGCACCGAACGCGCGCTGTGGCGACTGGCGGGTGTGGAGAGGGGGGCCATGCGCTGGCCACACTATCTGCTGGCAATCCTGCTGTTCAATGCGCTTGGATTTGGGGTGCTGTTGGCGATTCTGATGCTGCAAGGCACGCTGCCGCTCAACCCGCAGCACTTGCCTAATCTCAGTTGGGATTTGGCACTGAACACCGCGATCAGCTTTGTCACCAACACCAACTGGCAGGCTTATGCGGGCGAAAGTACGGTGAGCTATTTCAGCCAGATGGCGGGGCTCACGGTGCAAAACTTCCTGTCGGCGGCGACCGGTATCGCGGTGGCGTTTGCGCTGATCCGTGGCTTTGCCAATCGCTCACTGGATACGCTGGGCAACGCCTGGCGTGATTTGACGCGTATCATCCTCTACGTGCTGCTGCCGATCAGCCTGGTGATGGCGCTGTTTTTTGTCTCTCAGGGCAGCATCCAGACCTTTGAACCTTACCATGCCCTTACCACGCTGGAAGGGGCGCAGCAAACGCTGCCGCTCGGTCCGGTGGCCTCGCAGGAGGCGATTAAAATGCTGGGCACCAACGGCGGTGGCTTCTTCAACGTTAACTCAGCCCACCCGTTTGAGAACCCAACTGCACTGACCAACTTTGTGCAAATGCTGAGTATTTTCCTGATCCCGGCTGCGCTGTGCTTCACCTTCGGCCAGCATCTGAGCGACCGTCGTCAGGGCCATATGCTGCTGTGGGCGATGACCATTATGTTCGTACTGGCGGTGATCACGGTGATGTGGGCTGAGGTTCGCGGCAATCCACACTTCCTGACGCTGGGGGCGGACAGCGCCATCAACATGGAAGGCAAAGAGACGCGCTTCGGTATTCTCAACTCCAGCCTGTTTGCCGTGATCACCACCGCTGCTTCATGTGGTGCGGTCAACGCCATGCATGACTCCTTCACCGCGCTCGGCGGTATGGTGCCGATGTGGTTGATGCAGTTGGGTGAAGTGGTGTTCGGCGGCGTGGGGGCGGGTCTGTACGGCATGCTGCTGTTCGTGCTGCTCGGGGTATTTATCGCCGGGTTAATGATCGGTCGCACGCCGGAGTACATGGGGAAAAAAATCGACGTGTGGGAGATGAAAATGACCGCACTGGCGATTCTGGTGACCCCTACCCTGGTCCTGCTGGGCACCGCGCTGGCGATGATGACGGACGCCGGACGCGCCGGGATGGCCAACCCAGGCATTCACGGTTTCAGCGAAGTGTTGTACGCCGTCTCGTCGGCTGCCAACAACAACGGCAGTGCCTTTGCTGGTTTAAGTGCCAATACCCCGTTCTGGAACCTGCTGCTGGCCTTCTGCATGTTGGTGGGGCGCTTCGGCATCATCATTCCGGTGATGGCGATTGCCGGTTCGCTGGCGGCGAAGAAAATCCAGCCGGTGGGCAACGGTACGCTGCCGACCCACGGCCCACTGTTTATCGCGCTGCTGATTGGCACCGTATTGCTGGTGGGGGCACTGACCTTTATCCCCGCGCTGGCACTCGGCCCGGTAGCGGAACATCTGCAACTCATTCAGGGATAA